From a single Cyanobacteria bacterium QS_8_64_29 genomic region:
- a CDS encoding nucleoside-diphosphate kinase, whose product MERTFIAIKPDGVQRGLVGELLGRFERKGFSLVALKQVQVSRSFAERHYEVHRDKPFFDSLVSFITSGPVVASVWEGNGVVATSRKLVGATNPLEAEPGTIRGDRGIDIGRNLIHASDAVETAQREIALWFDNAELLSWESSLQGWIYE is encoded by the coding sequence GTGGAGCGAACGTTTATCGCCATCAAGCCCGACGGCGTCCAGCGCGGCCTGGTGGGCGAGCTACTGGGCCGCTTCGAGCGCAAGGGTTTTTCGCTAGTGGCCCTCAAGCAGGTGCAAGTGTCGCGCAGCTTTGCCGAGCGCCACTACGAGGTCCACCGCGACAAACCGTTTTTTGACAGCCTGGTGAGCTTTATTACCTCAGGCCCAGTGGTTGCCAGCGTCTGGGAGGGCAATGGCGTTGTGGCAACCTCGCGCAAGCTCGTGGGTGCCACCAACCCGCTCGAGGCTGAGCCGGGGACCATCCGCGGCGATCGCGGCATCGACATCGGGCGCAATCTCATCCACGCCTCCGATGCCGTCGAGACCGCCCAGCGCGAGATCGCCCTCTGGTTCGATAATGCCGAGCTGCTGAGTTGGGAATCCAGCTTGCAGGGCTGGATTTACGAGTAG
- the rplS gene encoding 50S ribosomal protein L19, with amino-acid sequence MSAEAILRSIEAEQLKTDLPDLQVGDTVRVGVRISEGGKERVQPFEGTVIARRHGGINETITVRRIFQGVGIERVFLLHSPRIADIQILRRGKVRRAKLYYLRHRVGKATRVKERF; translated from the coding sequence ATGAGTGCCGAGGCAATCCTGCGCTCGATCGAGGCCGAGCAGCTCAAAACTGACCTGCCCGATCTGCAAGTGGGCGACACCGTCCGGGTAGGGGTGCGCATTAGCGAAGGGGGCAAAGAACGCGTCCAACCCTTTGAGGGCACCGTCATTGCGCGCCGCCACGGCGGTATCAACGAGACCATCACCGTCCGCCGCATCTTTCAAGGGGTGGGCATCGAACGGGTGTTTTTGCTCCATTCGCCGCGCATTGCCGACATTCAGATCCTGCGCCGCGGCAAGGTCCGCCGCGCCAAGCTCTACTACCTGCGCCACCGCGTCGGCAAGGCAACGCGGGTCAAGGAACGCTTTTAG